A single Mastacembelus armatus unplaced genomic scaffold, fMasArm1.2, whole genome shotgun sequence DNA region contains:
- the LOC113127041 gene encoding uncharacterized protein LOC113127041 isoform X2, which yields MEHQTVYCLLCNTPQQSIATHLWRVCMKDQSPEEREQEAYRAVTSQKIFATEGRLWDFTELLQYCADITACINLSHRLQSRGFIVINTPPDCPAVQPTPRFQKADVLILAHKDVLYIQQKIVSGKDVPRTAATTFRQYCEAVLLLDHKLSGLDVTGLSVDDWIARQPVAEGVSIQLSSTARQQTFTLNKQEEGLFECYFQSIRPISLQHRQKDDKGKFFLGDAGVPLSNPASDLRRLRAKYFPRSSEEASAAAAPASASDTQRGQPTPGQASASLETEPASSMQDWDMFCGMFPVTLNGGPPSKEQCIQAGFTQYRPYYHRWRDLQLQQRTQYILRQSVSRTSAAPEAARVRRTLAKETTWTTNRPSVTDVVNAWIPERNKIEEDADLISAITDQKWKGLAVKDFGTEKGKGVIALMPFTKGDVICDYHGVLMSEAEGKQRQQSGYLFFFKGEGGRGMCIDATAFPCLCHPDKNTYGRRLNHSRKKPNVKPQKYTMNFPDGPRDAILFVALRNIKVGEELMWDYGVTRASFGVGLND from the exons ATGGAGCATCAAACTGTGTACTGTCTGCTCTGTAACACACCCCAGCAGTCTATTGCAACTCATCTATGGAGGGTTTGCATGAAAGACCAAAGCCCAGAGGAAAGAGAGCAAGAAGCATACAGAGCTGTCACCTCCCAGAAAATCTTTGCCACGGAGGGCAGACTGTGGGACTTCACAGAGCTTCTACAATACTGTGCTGACATCACTGCTTGCATCAATTTAAGTCATCGCCTTCAGAGTAGAGGTTTTATAGTTATCAACActcctccagactgtccagccGTTCAGCCAACACCGAG GTTTCAAAAAGCAGATGTCCTCATTCTTGCACATAAAGATGTACTGTACATCCAGCAGAAGATCGTCAGCGGCAAAGACGTTCCAAGGACAGCAGCTACAACCTTCAGGCAATACTGTGAGGCCGTCCTTCTTCTGGATCATAAACTTTCTGGATTGGACGTGACAGGGCTCTCT GTTGATGACTGGATTGCCCGACAGCCTGTAGCCGAAGGTGTCAGCATCCAACTCAGTTCCACGGCACGACAGCAGACCTTCACACTGAACAAACAAGAAGAAGGA TTATTCGAATGCTACTTTCAGAGCATCAGGCCCATCTCTTTACAACATCGGCAGAAGGACGACAAGGGCAAGTTTTTCCTAGGAGATGCTGGGGTCCCGCTGTCCAACCCAGCATCAGACTTGAGGCGTCTCAGGGCCAA GTACTTTCCACGGTCATCTGAGGAAGCTTCTGCTGCCGCCGCTCCTGCATCAgcctcagacacacagagaggacagcCAACCCCAGGACAGGCCAG TGCATCCTTAGAGACAGAGCCAGCTTCTTCCATGCAGGATTGGGACATGTTCTGCGGGATGTTCCCTGTGACACTAAATGGTGGCCCGCCATCCAAAGAACAGTGCATTCAGGCTGGATTCACACAGTACAGGCCGTACTACCACAGGTGGAGGGATCTGCAACTTCAACAGCGGACTCAATACATTCTGC GTCAGTCTGTGTCCAGGACCTCGGCTGCCCCTGAAGCTGCCCGAGTACGCAGGACTTTGGCAAAGGAGACGACGTGGACAACCAACAGGCCCAGTGTTACTGATGTGGTAAATGCCTGGATTCCTGAGCGAAACAAAATTGAGGAGGACGCTGACCTCATCAGTGCCATCACAGACCAGAAGTGGAAAGGCCTGGCTGTTAAagactttggcactgaaaaggGCAAAG GTGTCATCGCACTTATGCCCTTCACAAAAGGAGATGTCATTTGTGATTACCATGGAGTGCTCATGTCTGAAGCAGAAGGGAAACAGAGACAGCAATCGGGATATCTCTTCTTCTTCAAAGGAGAGGGTGGCAGGGGAATGTGCATTGATGCCACAGCATTCCCGTGTCTTTGTCATCCTGACAAAAACACTTACGGCAGAAGGTTGAACCACTCTAGAAAAAAGCCTAATGTTAAACCACAGAAGTACACCATGAACTTTCCTGACGGGCCACGAGATGCTATACTCTTTGTGGCCCTAAGGAACATCAAAGTTGGTGAGGAATTAATGTGGGACTACGGAGTCACAAGGGCGTCCTTTGGAGTAGGGCTGAACGATTAA